AACCGTCGCCATCGCGGCGGTACTGGCTGCGTTCTATGCCGGCGGCTGGGCGATCTGATCCTGCCTGACGCATCCCGGGCAAACTGCCCGGGACGTCCACGACAAGTTGTCTCCTCCACCGCGATCCAGGTGGATTTCAAGCCCGGGCTTCCTGCTTTCCCGGGCTGTTTTTTTTGGTGCGCGCCTTACTGCGCCCCCTGCATTGCCGCCATATCCATGTAGACCAGTTCCCAGACATGGCCATCGAGGTCCTGGAACCCATGCCCGTACATAAATCCCAGGTCCATCGGCGGCTTGTAGATATTGCCGCCCGCGATCACTGCGGCATTCACCATTTCATCGACACGCGCACGGGTATCCATCGACAGGCAGACCAGCACTTCGGTGAATTTGCGCGCATCGCAGATGTCGTTAGGCGAAAAGCTGCGGAACTTGGCTTCGGTCAGCAGCATCACGAAAATGTTCTCGCCAACGATCATGCAGGTGGCGGTGTCATCGGTAAATTGCGGATTGAAGGCAAAGCCGAGACTGGTAAAGAACTCGATCGACTTTTGCAGGTCGCTTACTGGCAAATTGACAAAGATCTGCTGGCTCATGGCGTCTCCGGAAACGTTGTGCAACGCAGAGAACCAGTCTAGGTGCAAAAGGCGGCAGCGCCAGCCTTTTCCATTTCCCGAAAATCGATGGCGGTATTGCCATTGCAGCAAGACCAACACCGCAATGGCGCGCCGTGGTGCGCTATAAAACAGTCCGGCTACGGGCCACGACAATCAGTTCGTGCAATCGCCGTTATTTTTTGTAAAATTTTTATGTCAACCGACGCCTGATGTTCTAGTACCATGCAGCCGCCTAAATGCAGAAAGGGGATATAAATGGCGACATACAAGCAACTCCTGGCTGAGAAGGAAGCGCTGGAAGCCAAGCTGAATGAAGTGCGCGCGACGGAAGTGGCCAGCGTGATCGACAAAATCCGCGAATTGATGACCGAATATGGCCTGACCGCGGAAGACATCATGCCCCGGCGCAAGCGCGGCCGCCCCGCAGGTGCCGCCAGCAAGAAGGCGGCTTCGGGCTCGGCATTGCCGCCCAAATACATGGATCCCAAGACCGGCAAGACCTGGTCCGGCCGTGGCCGCGCCCCGGCATGGCTGGGCAAGCGCCCCGAGCGCTTCCTGATCGAGCAGTAACCCCGCGCCACGGGCGGGCGGGGGCCTGCCCGGACGGATCCGCCCGATGCCCGCATCAGGCGCTATCGTCCCGACATCGCCCGGGCGCGGTCACAGCGCCTGGCAGACATACTCCTTGCGCAGCGCGCGAAAGCCTTGCTGCGTCGGCTCGGCGGTCAGGCGCGCGCCGCCACCTTCCAGCGACTGCATCCGCAATACCTGCGCCGAGCACTGGCTCGCGTCCTCATCACGCTGATACCGGATTTCATACAAGCCGCCAGGGGCGGGCACGAACGACACGCCGGCCGCACAACGCTGCTCGGGCAACGGCGGCTCGGCTTTGGACGTCACGGCCACGTAGATGCGCCGGCCCGCCTCGACCAGCCGTTCGCGCGTGCGCGCCGGCGGCTCCGGCGAGCGGCCCGGCAAGCCCAGTTCACGATCCCGGCCGATTGCCGACAACTGCTTGCCAGTGCCGGCCAGTACCAGCGGGCGTGCCGGCACCGGGCACTTGGCCGGATCGACCACGGCGAAGGAGGTGATTTCGTCGGTATTGGTCAGCAGGCGCACGCTGGCTGTGGGGGCGCCCGACGGCACCCGGTATTGCGCCACGCAGCCGCATAACGCCGCTGTGGCAGCCAACGTGACGACCGAGATCAGGCGAGAGGGCACTGCGGACGACCGGTCATGGCGCATGGCGGCAGGCAATCTGGAGTTGCGGTTATGCCAGCCGGACGATCGCTGGCAGTGGGATAGCAGCAATTGACGGCGGAATAGCCTGCGAATCACGCGCGATATCGGCATGCACCGCAACCGGCAGGTAACTTCGTCGCAGCTGGCGCAGCGTAGCCTGGTCCCAAAGCTGTGCAGCATACCGGTTTCCGGGACATTGCGGCAGCCGCACAAACCCATGTTGAAAATCCCGGCGTGATATCCACAGAATCTGTGGATATCCTGCCTCCTCCCTCCCCGGAAGCCTTGGTCTGTGCGGCAACGCACCGGACCGCACAAATTTTAGGCAACGCGTTGCATCGAACCGTGTTAACGCCGTCGATGCCCTCCCGCAAGGCCGCTCCCCCACCCTGGCCCAGTCCCCTGGTTGCGCTGCCTTGGCCACACATCCACCCCCCACGTGCCCTTGAAGGCGCCGCCGGCACCGCGTAATCTCAGTCTTACCGGGGGCTAGCACGGGCGCCTTGCGCCAATTTGCCAGTCCAATAACAATGCCACTACAAGAGCCAATCCAGGCCAGGCCGTTTCCTCGTGACCTGCTGCACGCGCTGCGTGAAGGCGGTTACGATGTGTCGGCGCTCGTGCCTGCTCCTGAATCCGATCCTGAAACCCTTCCCAGCCCGGACATGCCCGAGGCCGGGCCCCAGCAGGCGAGCCACCTGCTGTGCACCGTCTACCAGGCCACCGGCGATCCCGCCATCGGCCTGTGGCTGGCCAGCCGGATGCAGCCCGACCTGCTTGGCCTGGCGGGCATGCCGGCCATGGCGGGTCCCTCGCTGGGCACGGCGCTGCGGCGTATCGCGCGCTACCAGAAGCTGATGATGGGCGACCGCATCGAGCTGCGCCGCCAGGGCGAGGAGGCCTGGGTCTGCATCCGCCCGAGCGAACCGGAGGCGCCCGACACCCGCCCGCGCATCGACATGGAGTTGTGCTCGCTGCTGGCCTTCGGGCGCCAGTTCACGCGCAAGCCGCTGCATCCGCTGCGAGTTTCGCTGCGCATCGGCCAGCCCGACTGGCACCTGCGCTATACCGAAGCCTTCGATTGCCCGGTGCGCTTCGGCGAGCCGGAAGACGCGATCGTGTTCGGACGCCGCGACCTGGCGCTGCGCCTGGTCGCCCGCGCCCACAGCCGTCCGCCGGCGCCCGCCGCCACGCACGATGCGCGGCACGCGGCGGCATCGCTGGACGACGTGCGCGCCGCCCTGCACCAGCTGGCCGGCGAGCGCGCGTTGAGCCTGGCCGCGGTGGCGCGCCACCTCGACATCAGCGAGCGCACGCTGCAGCGCCGGCTGATGGCGGCGGGCACGGGATTCCGCGCGCTGTGCGAAGATGTGCGTCGCGAACTGGCCGGCCGATACCTGACCGAAGGCAATATGTCGTTGGGAGAAATCGCTTTCCGGCTCGGCTTCGACGATGCCAATTCGTTCTTCCGCGCCTTCCGCCGCTGGACCGGCATGACGCCGGGCGATTACCGGCGCTCGGCGGCGCACCCGCCGGGCTAAGGCGTCGCGCCCCGGGGCCGGCCTTCCGACCCCGCCTCCCGGTCCCGCCTTCCGGGCCCGCTTCCCCGGCCGGCTTCATGCGCCGGTCGGCGCTTCCCACGGCGGGTTGCCGCCGTACTGCTGCGCCAGGTAATCGACAAAGGCGCGCACCCGCGGCGGCACCAGCCGCCGTTGCGGCATCACCGCGTAGATGCCGGTGTCGGCGATCGGGAAGTCCGGCAGCACCTGCACCAGCCTGCCGGCGCGCAGGTCGCCGGCGACATGCCAGGTCGAATGCAGCGCGATGCCGAACCCGGCCAGCGCCGCGTCCGACAGCAGCTCGCCGGTATTGGCCTCGATGCGCCCACGCACCCGTACCGCGATTTCCCCGCCCTGGCCATCACCCAGCCGCCAGACGTCCTGCCGCCCCTGGCTGCCCACCAGCACCAGGCAGTCGTGCCGCGCCAGGTCTTGCGGCGTGCGCGGCGTGCCGCGCCGG
This genomic window from Cupriavidus sp. P-10 contains:
- a CDS encoding VOC family protein — translated: MSQQIFVNLPVSDLQKSIEFFTSLGFAFNPQFTDDTATCMIVGENIFVMLLTEAKFRSFSPNDICDARKFTEVLVCLSMDTRARVDEMVNAAVIAGGNIYKPPMDLGFMYGHGFQDLDGHVWELVYMDMAAMQGAQ
- a CDS encoding H-NS histone family protein, producing MATYKQLLAEKEALEAKLNEVRATEVASVIDKIRELMTEYGLTAEDIMPRRKRGRPAGAASKKAASGSALPPKYMDPKTGKTWSGRGRAPAWLGKRPERFLIEQ
- a CDS encoding AraC family transcriptional regulator; amino-acid sequence: MPLQEPIQARPFPRDLLHALREGGYDVSALVPAPESDPETLPSPDMPEAGPQQASHLLCTVYQATGDPAIGLWLASRMQPDLLGLAGMPAMAGPSLGTALRRIARYQKLMMGDRIELRRQGEEAWVCIRPSEPEAPDTRPRIDMELCSLLAFGRQFTRKPLHPLRVSLRIGQPDWHLRYTEAFDCPVRFGEPEDAIVFGRRDLALRLVARAHSRPPAPAATHDARHAAASLDDVRAALHQLAGERALSLAAVARHLDISERTLQRRLMAAGTGFRALCEDVRRELAGRYLTEGNMSLGEIAFRLGFDDANSFFRAFRRWTGMTPGDYRRSAAHPPG